GATGTCCGAACCGAGCAGCGGATCCCTGATGATCTCGATATAGTGGTACAGCGGGTTGATCTTGGCCAGGCTCAGGCTGCCGCCGCGCTCTTCGAGGATGTCCGCGTCCCACACGATCGGTGTCATGAAGAAGATCAGCTGCATCAGGCTGCCGATCACCGGGGGGATGTCCCGGAAGCGAGTGCTGATGACTCCGAACAGGGTGGCGACCCAGGCTCCGTTCGCGATCAGCAGCATGATCGCGGGGATCGCCATGACCACCGTGAAGCTGATCGGCATCCGCATGATGGCCAGCACGATGAAGTAGATGACCATGTTGTGGCCGAACAGCAGCGTCTGACGCCAGATCAGTCGCAGTATGTGTACGCTCAACGGTGCGGGCAGGTGCTTCATCAGACCTTCGTTCTGGATGAAGACCTCGGTGCCGTCCGTCAGGCATCCGGATATGAACCCCCACACGATGAAGCCG
This genomic stretch from Actinopolyspora halophila DSM 43834 harbors:
- a CDS encoding ABC transporter permease, with protein sequence MQASSTVDRPAAPPENSSRSWRKAFNDIAEGTKQRQLWAHLGWQDIKQRYRRSVIGPLWITISMGMTVTALGILYAKLFEKDITTHLPYVAVGFIVWGFISGCLTDGTEVFIQNEGLMKHLPAPLSVHILRLIWRQTLLFGHNMVIYFIVLAIMRMPISFTVVMAIPAIMLLIANGAWVATLFGVISTRFRDIPPVIGSLMQLIFFMTPIVWDADILEERGGSLSLAKINPLYHYIEIIRDPLLGSDIVLTNWLVVGGITVAGWMLALLVLRNYRARVTYWI